The Schistocerca gregaria isolate iqSchGreg1 chromosome 2, iqSchGreg1.2, whole genome shotgun sequence genome contains the following window.
TGGTGAGGTGACAGTCACGTCGGACATCTtttcacattgtaagtaggctgtttttatgttggtaacggcacgtagcgctctgtatgaaaatcactggctgtgctgtgtgcagtctgtggctggttggcattgttggaatgttcgctgttgtagtgttgggtagctagatgtgaacagcgcgtagcgtttgcgcagttggaggtgcgccgccagcagtgttggatgtggggagagaaatggcggagttctgagagcggatgatctggacgtgtgtccgtcagagacagtaaatttgtaagactggatgtcatgaactgatatatatatatatatatatatatatatatatatatatatatatatattatgacttttgaacactattagggtaaatacattgtttgttctctatcaaaatctttcatttgccaagtatgcctatcagtagttagtgccttcagtagttagaatcttttatttagctggcagtattggcgctcgctgtattgccgaagttcgagtaacgtagatgtgaggtaattgattcataaaagatataggttattgttagtcagggccattcttttctagagattattgaaagtcagattgctttgcgctaaaaatactgtgtcagtttagtgttgatcagaataagtaacgagcgaaatgtctgagtacgttcagctctgctcagctgtttgaaaatcaaataatgtaagaggcttatcagcacagtaattcataaataaattctaaggggacgtttcaacattaatcacctgaatacaaatgacagctctgccaattcactgcccttttagaTCTTCTGTAGGCGATGCTACCGCCACCTGTACATGTCCAAATGgccataccatgacttttgtcacttcagtgtaatttaCTACGTGATGTTTTCTACACGGTcgcaactgcaccactaagtgagtACGTCAGTGAATATAGACTAATCGTTTTCCGTCCACACCTTAACAACTGATTTGCTGTCCTAGGGAAAATAAGAATTAATGGCAtgttcttgccacatgtacttggaggtctACCGCTATGATTATTAGACTGTAAACGAGTTAAATATGATGtagtgttgttcagtacaccgtaatCTGACCCGCAGTCCCGTCTGTCTCGCCGCGCAGGTTTTGGTCGCGACGCTGGCAGCCGCGCTGTGCGCCTGCAGCGCGCAGTACGTGCCGCCGAGCGAGGCCCAGCGCGCCGCCATCCTGTCGGAGCAGCGCTACCTGGCGGGAGACGGCACGTTCGGCGCCGCCTACAGCCAGGAGGACGGAGTCGAGTTCAAGGAGGAGTCCGACGTCGACGGCAACCGGCGCGGCTCCTACAGCTACGTCGACCCCAGCGGCCAGCGCCGCACCGTCACCTACACGGCCGGCAAGGACGGCTTCCGCGCCACCGGAGACCACCTGCCCGTCGCTCCCAACCCACCCCCACAGGTATGGCACGCTGTGTCCCTTTACCGTATGCCAGCATCGCGAACGTGTCCTTGCATTCGGTGTCTTCTTCTTCGACAAGCACGAAATGGtgctctggtggtggtggttagtgtttaacgtcccgtcgacaacgaggtcattagagacggagcacaagctcgggttagggaaggattgggaaggaaatcggccgtgcccttttaaaggaaccatcccggcatttgcctgaaacgatttagggaaatcacggaaaacctaaatcaggatggccggagacgggattgaaccgtcgatctcccgaatgcgagtccagtgtgctaaccactgcgccacctcgctcggtggtgctcTGGCTCAGTTACGACTGCACTGTCATGCGGCCAATACCTACCAGCTCGCGAGCTctcagaatgaaatgaaatgatcttatggctctagccggctgctgtggccgagcggttccatgcacttctgtctggaacctcgcggctgctgcggtcgcaggttcgaatcctgcctcgggcatggatgtgtgtgatgtcgttaggttagttcggtttaagtagttctaagtctacccatagtgcttagagccatttgaaccatctcttcaaGTTTTTAACCCACATAACATATGCTCAGTATGAGCGCAGTCTGTGATGCAGGAAATGTCAATACGTTACCAAAGTCTCTGATGCAAATTGTCTGGAAAGACGCGACAACAGCCTGCGTTGAAAATCTTTTCATTGGGCTGCCTATATGCTGATGCGAACTGATTCAGTGCGACAATACGGGCCGGATGATTTTGCTATATTATGTCCTGAGACTCATTGCCCCTAGTGCAACTACGCTCATGGCGAGAATTACAAATCGAAACTTGCAGAGATGCTCTAACCACTGATATGTTTCATTTTTAATGAAAGCGCGGTGTGGTAGTTTTGTTACTGCTTTTATACTGTACAGTGACCAAGACAGTAAAACTAAATAAATTTGGGGATGATAGAGAAAGGCTCTTTCCCATGCATCAGTCGCCACAGAATTGTGAAGGAAGGATAACTACAGTATTATACCTAAAGACCCTCTGCAGCATTCAGCCCGGTAGCTTGTGAACTAAAAATGTAGATGCAATCTCAGTTAGTTAGCGAAAAAACCTGTATGCCTTTTACTGTCCCGTATTTTAGATATGGTCAATGTGTCAAAGTAGAGATAAGATTGTAGTTACATCAACAACACATATATCAGAAAGTGATACAGGAAATCTGTCCCCACGTGAGCATCGCGACAAAGGTAATAGAGGAGACACGATATAATTTTTGCTAAGGCGATCATATCTGAATCAATTATCTTGATTTCAAAACCTCATATCTGCGTCTTATGGAGTGGAGGATAAGTGGTATTGTCGGTGATGATCTGTCTGGCGGCTGGGAGCGTTGAGCAGGCAGGTTCCACAGAACTACTGGAGAGGAGTAAGCTGTGCCCCAAAACCATGTTACATGAAATCCCTCCTTCCaccgtaaacaaaagaaaaatacaattactgGATTTTACACGTACTTGCCACTATCAAGCATCTCTCGGGATTTCCTTATGCAACTACAGCGTATGACTTCGTCAAAATTCTCATTTTCATTTAGTGTGCTTGACATGGGTAGGGTATAATTTGGGTGTGATATAGCTAAGAAATGTTTAGAGTTTTATTCATTGTCTCTCCCTTAATATAAAAGAAACCGCAGTACATTCAGTTCTAGATAGGGTGACTCAGTTGTCCCTACTGGTGGGTTTCATGCAGCctacaacgccttcaaataccatgcgCAAGAGTTTACCAAGCTGTTCAAGCAACCAAGTTCAGTAACTTTCGTTGTTCGTATGATTGCTTGTCCTGGAAACTAACAAATCAACAACGGATTAAGATATTTAGTGTAATTTTTCGGGTAACGTGGCACTTACAAAACCTGAACAACTAAATTAATAAGTGCTTTTCACCCACAAGTATCTTGTAGCCTCTCTTCAAGAAGAAATACAGTTTAACGAGTCCTTCACATTATGTACATTCTGTAACTGAATTCGTCTTAAATAATCCATCATAGTTTGAGAAGATGAGTGAAACACACTGGTAGACCTGCTCGCGCAGCATAACGCGCAGAGCTCTGGCTTGCGAGACCGGGAGGAGAGCCAGATCCGGATCGAATTCTAGCAGCAGAGTAACCACCGTTGGTCTCTTACAACAGCGAATCTGAGTGTGGTTCTTATGTAGTTTTCCACGCTCATTTAAGCAAATGCTGCGTTGTTTCCCAATTTTGCCCTCGTACAATAcgacacacaaacagttaaaatatgacAACCCACAGAACACAGTATACGCGATTCACAGACAAGTGGCGCAGGCAGCTTCCTGCTTTTAGGTTAACCTATGGCTAAGGAGACATGAATGGCATCCGACCACaaagttaaaacaaaataaaattcatgATGCCGAATTATGAATAAAGAACGGATCCTGGAAGATTTaaccatttgcccaacaacataaaatttCCTAACAGGTAGCGAAGCAAATCTTTAATCAAGCCTGAAACAGTTTCTTCGGGGCAACACCGTCTGTTCCATagattaatttttaatttgaaatggACGGCAAGTGTAGCTAAAAAATCCAATTTAAGTGCATCACTAGTTACGTGAGACGTGTTAGACACTAGTATGTCCACTCTTATTAAAGTTAAGCCTATGTAATATTTACTAACACATCGCTTGGATAAAAATCGTGTAAATCAGGGTCCTTCACGCTACTGCTCCATAGAGCAAAGAGCTTTCTCTCATGCTCACTGCTAGAGAGTAGCGACAGGAATCTTGTCGAATGCGGTATGCGGCGTGCAGCAATTGTAATTTGTCGGAGATAGCCTTATAAATTAGTGCCAGCAGTTGTAATTTAATTTGCAATAAATAAGTACTAACCGAAACACTGATCAAACATGGTCAGCCTTTAATTGATTAAAGTGGGCTCAAATACAAATATATTGTAACGTAAGGGAAACAACAGCATGTAAAAACGTGACACGAAATACGTGCAACTACGAACTAGATGAGTTACCTAATTACCTAATTGAAAATAACGATAGTCATCAATGAGTTAAGTGCTACTGCTCTCTGAGAACTTAAATGCAACGAAAACTCACGAAATCAGTATAGAATAGTTTTATATTATTTCCttctctatttctttgaatttcctaGCGTAAGGACTGCAATGTTGGGAAGCAGTTGTGGACCCAATTCTCCCGCTGCTTTTCAAATACTATTTTCGATTAAGTTGCCGTCCGAAAAAGCAATTTTCAATCGACAGCTATGGTATAAGAAATTTATAGCTGACTCTCACAGCAGTCTCTTAGTGGATAATTTGCTTCCTGTAAATAATGGGGCGTATTTTATCAGAATATTTGAGTTACAAAAATCGCAGTTATTCTTTAAGCGAACTCAACTCGCCATGTGGGCTTGTTGTAACAGCACGCAGAATATATCCCACGGTCATGTGTCCATTAATAGCACCCTTTGCTTGTAATAAGGATCGCCTCAAGTTTCATACGCTGCTCGGCTATTGGCAatgtatttttaaattattgttttagGGATGCTGTGATACTTTTTCTTTATTTCAAGAACTGTTCTTATGGAACGGGTACCATTTGCAATCGTAAGCACATAAAAAAACTGACAAATTCTAGTAGAATTAGCGCACTAGGGGTTCCGTACAAACTCATTTacatagttcatccatcctggaaatcgagaatctcaacgatttttgcctgtcaTCGATATCGACACTGGAAAGATGTTGGTCCTGGGAATTCCCggatatcaaaatctctacagtagttcctcagactaacCCGGACATACAGAGAGAAGCGAGCAGGGAACGTCAGTTTACATATGTAGACAGAGaaaatttaacaaaacatttttcatttgtttatgactacaacttacattttatgtttgcacatAGTTGGTCTATTATGCTCTTGACGGATGATGAATTtaatgtatgttcaaatggcaaaagatatttttatatgATGTAATTACAGTTCAAGacgtttcagaatttttttcttccttgtattgtgaaacctacttcttgtcaaatttcgtgTTTCTAGGTCAACGTTTTGATTACTGATTTTGCAAGCATCACAATatattatataaatgacctaattttCTGATTGCTTTGACGCAGAAACTTTCGATttttacaccggcaagggaacatggGCCCTGATATGTGACGTAAACTTGAACTTGATACCCCAAACTGTCCCAGAGAAAACGGgtattaacagacggacagacaaacagacagaacaaaaacatatttttcgaGTTAAATAAGTGCAAATTACCAATTTTCAGATTTtctcctttacttttactgtgaaacttcatttcttgccgaatttcattattctaaaatttcctggcagattaaaactgtgtgccggattgagactcgaactggggacctttgcctttcacgggcaagtgcttatTCTAGGTCAACTGGAAACAACGTATATGTTTTGGAGAGTGAGctttcgaatatcaaaatatgtgagataaatggccgtattttttgATTAAAgtcacttagaagcttaaaatttttacaccaccaagggaccgtacacCTTCACATACGATATAAATctgaacttgatacatctacccgttcctCAGAAAAAGGATTCTTAACAGTCGGAGAGACAGACTGACTGACAACAAAGCGACCATATAATCATTctgtttttacagactgaggcactAAAGCGTAAAAAGTGACAAACAACTGAAGCAGAACAAAACACAGTCTTGCACTATACAAATCATTCTCCATGCACGTTCACTCTTAAACTAATGCCACACCTCCGTATTCTGGGGTCTCTGTTCCCGAAATTAACCAATCGGAAACCATGCAAGGCAATGCTTTCTTCTAAGGGCATCCTCTGGACGGTCAGTTGGAGAGTATAGACAATATTTCTCAGTCGTTTCAGACAGTCGAACTTCACGTTCAAGATTTGTCAGATCTGATCACAGGACCAATTAACCAATATGCTTAATTCGGCACTGCCAGACAGTGAGTGTGGACTGAGGCGGCGCTTGTTGTGCTTCGGCAGgtgccgccgcagccgcagtaccAGCCGCAGCCGCAGTACAACCCGCCGCCGCAGTACAACCCGCCCGTGCCCGCCTACAACCCTCCGGCGCCCGCCTACAACCCGCCGGCGCCCGCCTACAACCCACCTGCGCCCGCGTACCGCCCGCCCGCGCCGCAGTACAACCCGGCGCCCGCGCCGCAGTACAACTACCAGCCGCAGGCGCAGTACAACGCCATCCCGCAGTACACGACGACGCCCGCGCCTCACCGCTTCTACCCGCCCGGCAAGCTCAGCCTCAGCCGGACGCCCGACGGCTTCAGCTACACCTTCAACAAGAGCTAGGCTCTCACCCCTCGCACTCACACCACTTTATATATTTACTAactattgttaaataaaatatttaaaccaCAGCTTTACCACTCTTCATTACTTACCCGagaattttagttatttatttagcgtattgcgctacacttattacattatgatattatatgataaaatacactataaaatacagaagtgaaggatacatattcaaataaaatataatacatcaacacaataaaaagtaacatcatcaggtattttgctttacacaagtcttcaaattcGGACGTCCAAATTGGCCATCCATTCGAGGCAGGGCGGTGTGGCGTTGAAAAAGTTCAGCCCGACTACAATGGTAGGCTCTGAACTCACTGTCCTGGGCGATGTGCTGTATTGTTTGATATAGGGGCCCCACAAGGACAGCTAGGGCTGGGAAGCTTTCCCCACTTGTGTAGCTTGTGTGCACATAGTCCATGTCCTGTTCGGATTCTGTTTAAGCTTTTCAAAAGCTGTCGTGGAAGTTCAAAGCACTTAGGTTTCTCTGATGGACAGATAAGTTCACGGTTGTCAGGGGAGGCACTATCACTCCAGCTCTCGTGCCATTTAGTATCCATGCTGACGttggcagctgacagttgttgggTCATTCTTAAAGGGGGATTTCTGGGGCGGAGTCGTATTCTTTCCAAAGTTGGGACATCTTCATGGATAGGAAGTAGggggttattcattatttttgtgtattccttcatcagagcttcctgttcaaaaatggctctgagcactattcgacttaacttctgaggccatcagtcgcctagaacttagaactaattaaacctaactaacctaaggacatcacatatatctatgcccgagacaggattcgaacctgcgaccgtagcggtcgctcggttccagactgtagcgcctagaaccgcacggccactccggccggcgatcttcCTGTCTTCGCAGGGAGGGTGGAGCTATATGACTAAGTGTTAGAAGCCAAAGTAGTGGGGTAGTCTTTATGCATCCAGTCATGGTTCTCATAGCAGCGTTGAGCTGTGTGTCCACCtcgtttacatgcttgctggttaaccacgcttgtgcacagtactcggctgcagagtacactaaggcgagtgcagaagTCCGTcgtgtgtctgctgctgctccccagttagtgctgcaGAGCCTCTGAGTGAGGCTGTTCCGTGAGCTTATTTTATTGGATACATTTTCCAGATGTCTTTTGATGGATCATGTCCTATCTAGAGTGACCCCCAGGTACTTTGGATGTTGCTGATATCGCAGTTGACTGTTGTTCATATGAACCTTCAGCTTATATCCCGTCATTCTGTTGTTCAAATGaaaacagctgacttcagtcttgGTGGGATTTGGTATTAGCCTCCATTTGGTGAAATACTCGTGCATTTTGTTTAGGTCAGTTGTGAAgatgtttttcagtgtcttcaAACTGCTTGCTTTGTATAGCTAGGGCCTTATCAGCAGCTTAGCTGAACTTCCTTCAGAATGGATGGCTTCTACTGACTGTACCCCTAATTCGTTGGTGAATCAACCGATGTGGTACAGGTTAGTACACTGATCTGGCATTCGGGAAGTTCGCAGCTGAAATCCCCCTCCAGCCATCCACGCTAGGTTTTCCGTGGTTGGCCTAAGTTGCTCAAGAGAAGCTAATCCTGCAATACATTAATCAACATATCCAGAAAGAGTACCGTGTCATCTTCTTAGAGACGCTACTTCTCTTGAGCAGCTTAGGCCAACCAAGAAAAACCTAGCGTGAATGGCTGGAGGGGGATTTCAGCTGCAATCCTCCCTAATGCCAATCGAGTGCACTAATCTGCACCACATCGCTCGATTCACCAACAAATCAGGGATGCGATCACTAGAAGCCTTCCATTCCCAACCAATTTAGAATCACGCCGTTTGTGAAACGTAAACGGTGAAAAGGTCAGCTTAGTTCTGTCACAAGTAACGAGACATTTGATCACACATGGTAGAGGTTAATGTCTTGCATAATCCACCTACCTTTCTGCAACCTTTTGCAGAAAACCTCTAATGGTTGCGCTGGTAGCGGACGCTTTCGAACAAAGCTTATCTCGGGAACTATTATAGCGATTTTTTAAAAGAAtactccgccatttgactgtatatatCTGTATATTTCCCGTGAAAAACCTAGATTTCGGTTTTCACGCCATTATCGAGTACAATGATCTCAAACTATTAACGCAGTTTGCTGTGTATTGTGCAGGATGGCTTACTAGTAAGCTTATATCTGTTATACTCCTACATTTTAATGTGTCAGGTCTTTTAGAGCCTATATTCTTTGACACTGCTTTCATTGTTACGTCTTGAAGGCAAGTGCTAGTCTCGTGTTTACCTTCTTTGGGCTGACTTTCCCAGAAATGATGTCTTTGTACAGTAATGTGCTGCGTTCCTAAAAAGGCGctaattttgaacaatttatatCATGTTAAGCAAAttgttgaactgtgtatttgtcatcctgcacagtacacagcaaaatgacgttaatgatctatgaaCATTGTACTCGATAACGGAGTTAAATAATATGTCACTGTACTTGACAACAGCGTGAAAGCAGGAATCTAGAATCTACACAGGATATATACAGAAAGATACAGTCAAATTGCGgtgtattatttcaaaaaatactcTATGTCTATGGCTCAGTATCGTCGAAATTTTTTTACGGTAGGAATTTTGAAATCATTTTCAGTAAGAGACTCCTGAGGAACATTTATGCACATAATTTATCAGCGCTACGCCAGACACGTCGTAGATACAAGCCATAGATACTTAGCATTACCTGTGCGGAGCAAACGAAAATGTTAACTGTCAAATACTGAATTatactttttaataaaaataacatcgctttatttttaattaataactgTGGGTACTCAATGTGTCTTAAAATATAGTACAAAAATCTGAAACAacgaacagaaaatatttttttttaatttctaaatattGAACAATATTATTGATGGATATTTTTTTTCACTTCACAATAAGGCATTTCCCATATgtgtctgaaaattttattttactttcgaatgactaataattaaaatgaaaaaggtTAACTACTATAAACAAAATAGCTTATGGCTCCGAgatgtttttataaaatttttagtACGTGATCCATTTCAAGAATTCCATTCAAATCATCAGATGCACTTATGCACATAgcaaaaattttgcaaaatggtTTTTtgaaaacacttaaatttatggaAAATTTTTTCTATGAGTACAGACACATCTGAAGATGGGAACGGAATTCCCGGAAtagatcatttaaaaaaaatgttacagaCCCGTCGAATAGCCAGAGATTATTGTATTTGTAACTGGTAATCATATAGGTTTCTGTATTTCCGCCATCCAGGACAATGGATAGTCGAAGTACAAAAGGTTATTTTTATCAAAAATtatgattcaatatttgttaaATAACACCCCACTTGATAATAAATCTAGCGACTTACGATCATCATATTTATACGCTACGCACTCAGCTACCAGAAATTACGTTAATATGCtcgacatttttttttacttaacagcgccggccggtgtggccttgcggttctaggcgcttcagtctggaaccgcgtgaccgctaaggtcgcaggttcgaatcctgcctcgggcatggttgtgtgtgatgtccttaggttagttaggtttaattagttctacgttctaggcgactgatgacctcag
Protein-coding sequences here:
- the LOC126336602 gene encoding uncharacterized protein LOC126336602, with the translated sequence MNTIVLVATLAAALCACSAQYVPPSEAQRAAILSEQRYLAGDGTFGAAYSQEDGVEFKEESDVDGNRRGSYSYVDPSGQRRTVTYTAGKDGFRATGDHLPVAPNPPPQVPPQPQYQPQPQYNPPPQYNPPVPAYNPPAPAYNPPAPAYNPPAPAYRPPAPQYNPAPAPQYNYQPQAQYNAIPQYTTTPAPHRFYPPGKLSLSRTPDGFSYTFNKS